In Euzebyales bacterium, a single genomic region encodes these proteins:
- a CDS encoding DUF3618 domain-containing protein — MTTTPAADADMQARRAAAQREAAALHSDDPLEIRRDIAEARAEMEGTLEAINDRLNPRRVDERRRTEYVSGGTR; from the coding sequence ATGACCACGACCCCCGCCGCCGACGCCGACATGCAGGCACGTCGGGCGGCCGCACAGCGCGAGGCCGCCGCACTCCACAGCGACGACCCGCTGGAGATCCGGCGTGACATCGCGGAGGCCCGTGCCGAGATGGAGGGCACGCTCGAAGCGATCAATGACCGCCTCAACCCTCGCCGGGTGGACGAGCGCCGCAGGACCGAGTACGTCAGCGGTGGAACTCGTTGA
- a CDS encoding phage holin family protein, which translates to MSATTPRDPYEPPEPDATLPELVSRLTDQSSTLFRQEIELAKNELKAEIHTAGRAGGLFGGAALVGFLAAVLLSFAAAWALGDLSFLTRRWGF; encoded by the coding sequence GTGAGTGCGACGACACCACGTGACCCGTACGAACCGCCGGAGCCCGACGCGACCCTGCCGGAGCTGGTCTCCCGCCTGACCGACCAGTCGTCGACGCTGTTTCGTCAGGAGATCGAGCTCGCCAAGAACGAGCTGAAGGCTGAGATCCACACGGCCGGCAGGGCCGGAGGGCTCTTCGGCGGCGCCGCGCTCGTCGGCTTCCTGGCCGCGGTGCTGCTGTCGTTCGCCGCGGCCTGGGCGCTCGGCGACCTCTCGTTCCTCACCCGGCGTTGGGGTTTCTGA
- a CDS encoding YihY/virulence factor BrkB family protein, with translation MSDTTRQHHDDRGREADRPGEIPSRGFLDVGKRVLAEIKEDNIPVVAAGCAFYAWVALIPALIALIMIYGLVASEATVQQQITRATQSMSQDVARVISDPIMSATGMNRLGLGALIALAGVLWSASGGVDGLIKGINIAYDEEPRSFPRRRGLAILLTFGAIVFLIVAIGLIGVVPVLLEQIAPGPIARIGGQVASFVLLAALMMVALGVLYKIAPHRDDPKIRWVSWGAVIATVLWVIGSVGFFFFVNNFGSYNETYGALAGVIVLNLWLLLTMFVILLGAEINSELEHQTRRDTTTGNPRPMGQRDAKKADHVGEAATGKE, from the coding sequence ATGAGCGACACGACTCGACAGCACCACGACGACCGCGGACGCGAGGCCGACCGCCCCGGTGAGATCCCGTCACGCGGCTTCCTCGACGTAGGCAAGCGCGTGCTCGCCGAGATCAAGGAGGACAACATTCCGGTGGTCGCCGCCGGCTGCGCCTTCTATGCCTGGGTCGCCCTGATCCCCGCGCTGATCGCCCTGATCATGATCTACGGGCTGGTCGCCAGCGAGGCGACGGTCCAACAGCAGATCACCCGGGCGACGCAATCGATGTCACAGGACGTCGCGCGGGTGATCTCCGACCCGATCATGTCGGCGACAGGCATGAATCGACTTGGCCTCGGCGCACTCATTGCCCTGGCCGGCGTGCTGTGGAGCGCATCGGGCGGCGTCGACGGCCTGATCAAGGGCATCAACATCGCCTACGACGAGGAGCCGCGGTCATTCCCGAGACGTCGGGGGCTGGCGATCCTGCTGACGTTCGGGGCGATCGTCTTCCTCATCGTCGCGATCGGACTGATCGGCGTCGTCCCTGTCCTGCTCGAGCAGATCGCACCCGGCCCGATCGCACGCATTGGTGGGCAGGTCGCGAGCTTCGTGCTGTTGGCGGCGCTGATGATGGTCGCCCTCGGCGTCCTGTACAAGATCGCGCCACACCGCGACGACCCGAAGATCCGGTGGGTCAGTTGGGGCGCGGTGATCGCGACCGTTCTGTGGGTCATCGGATCGGTCGGGTTCTTCTTCTTCGTCAACAACTTCGGGTCCTACAACGAGACCTACGGCGCGCTCGCGGGAGTGATCGTCCTGAACCTCTGGCTGCTGCTGACCATGTTCGTGATCCTGCTCGGCGCAGAGATCAACTCCGAGCTGGAGCACCAGACGCGCCGGGACACCACGACGGGCAATCCCCGCCCCATGGGCCAGCGGGACGCGAAGAAGGCGGACCACGTGGGGGAGGCGGCGACTGGCAAGGAGTGA
- a CDS encoding GAF and ANTAR domain-containing protein yields MTHVVGSDDAAPGTGEPRGVDHRGFWRVLERFAGTLVDRYDLDDVLEQLGVDIAEVLDVAGAGVMLADESGSLRFCSTNNEVLRKLEKLQIDLDEGPCLLAYRSGEIVLAGDLRDDPRFPSFGPRAVEVGMAAVYSFPMRLDQQVIGALNLYAETARAFSPDQIEVGGVFADVGTMYLLNARDIAQRDLLTKQLQHALDSRVLIEQAKGYVAALAGIEPAEAFELIRGYARRHQVRVRVVARAVLHGDLVADDLR; encoded by the coding sequence ATGACACATGTGGTTGGATCCGATGACGCCGCGCCGGGCACGGGTGAACCGAGAGGGGTCGATCACCGCGGGTTCTGGCGTGTGCTCGAGCGGTTCGCCGGCACCCTCGTCGACCGCTACGACCTCGATGACGTCCTCGAGCAGCTCGGCGTCGACATCGCCGAGGTGCTCGATGTCGCCGGCGCCGGTGTCATGCTGGCCGATGAGTCGGGCAGCCTGCGGTTCTGCTCCACCAACAACGAGGTGCTGCGCAAGCTCGAGAAGCTGCAGATCGACCTCGACGAGGGCCCGTGCCTGCTGGCCTACCGCAGCGGCGAGATCGTGCTGGCCGGGGACCTGCGGGACGACCCCAGGTTCCCCAGCTTCGGGCCGCGGGCGGTCGAGGTTGGCATGGCTGCGGTCTACAGCTTCCCGATGCGGCTCGACCAGCAGGTGATCGGCGCGCTGAACCTGTACGCCGAGACCGCGCGCGCGTTCTCCCCCGACCAGATCGAGGTCGGAGGGGTGTTCGCAGACGTCGGCACGATGTACCTGCTCAATGCCCGTGACATCGCCCAGCGCGATCTGCTGACCAAGCAGCTCCAGCACGCGCTGGACAGCCGGGTGCTGATCGAGCAGGCGAAGGGCTACGTGGCCGCGCTCGCCGGCATCGAACCGGCCGAGGCGTTCGAGCTGATCCGCGGCTACGCGCGTCGGCACCAGGTGCGCGTGCGGGTCGTGGCCCGCGCTGTGCTGCACGGCGATCTGGTGGCAGACGACCTCCGCTGA
- a CDS encoding SDR family oxidoreductase → MTMDADTTVAGVAVVTGGGSGIGAASALALAADGWTVVLAGRRPETLDDTVARGADLPGTLDAVPTDVTDPDAVEALFAHTVNRHGQLDLLFNNAGSFGEPARVDDLSVAEWNAIVAINLTGAFLCTRAAFRIMREQTPRGGRIINNGSISAHVPRPNSVAYTATKHAVTGLTRSTALDGRAHDIACGQIDIGNAATDMTAAMADGMPQADGSTAPEPRMDVEDAARAVRYMASLPLDANVLTMTVMATGMPYVGRG, encoded by the coding sequence ATGACGATGGACGCGGACACGACGGTGGCGGGGGTCGCAGTCGTCACGGGTGGCGGCAGCGGGATCGGCGCCGCGTCGGCGCTGGCGCTCGCCGCCGATGGGTGGACCGTGGTGCTGGCCGGGCGGCGCCCTGAGACGCTCGACGACACGGTCGCCCGCGGCGCGGACCTTCCGGGCACGCTTGACGCCGTCCCCACCGACGTCACGGACCCCGACGCCGTCGAGGCGCTCTTCGCGCACACCGTGAACCGGCACGGCCAGCTCGACCTGCTGTTCAACAACGCCGGGTCCTTCGGCGAGCCAGCGCGCGTGGACGACCTGTCCGTCGCGGAGTGGAACGCCATCGTCGCCATAAACCTGACCGGCGCGTTCCTGTGCACCCGGGCGGCGTTCCGCATCATGCGCGAGCAGACGCCGCGCGGTGGGCGGATCATCAACAACGGCTCGATTTCCGCGCACGTGCCCAGACCGAACTCCGTCGCCTATACCGCGACCAAGCACGCCGTGACAGGTCTCACCCGGTCGACCGCGCTCGACGGGCGCGCCCACGACATCGCGTGCGGCCAGATCGACATCGGCAACGCGGCGACCGACATGACCGCTGCGATGGCCGACGGCATGCCGCAGGCTGACGGCAGCACCGCCCCCGAGCCGCGTATGGACGTCGAGGACGCCGCCCGCGCCGTGCGCTACATGGCCAGCCTGCCGCTCGACGCCAACGTGCTGACGATGACGGTCATGGCCACCGGCATGCCGTACGTCGGCCGCGGCTGA
- a CDS encoding protein kinase, translated as MGRSATTVSGLPQPGDTWNGRYEITAELGRGGFGRVYRAWDPLLERDVAIKMLRPSDDFTPTDHQRFRRETNIAASLEHRNIVTVYDGGERNGLLYLVMRFVAGRDLRYELAHGPLDEHRAVSVVRQVGAALDYAHAKGLVHRDVKPGNILCLDDSDAVYLADFGISRRVDQTTDNPVTQGLAPATLAYAAPEQMRTSARVDGRTDVYALGCVLFECLTGRKPFEGEIAEMITAHLHEAPPRASAVRPGLSRTWDRVIATAMAKDPSDRFRRCATLAAAAELVLPPPEPPSEPMTATMQMRAGVAAARDEPGTRSGPGDTRRLDRGTTATERALRSAVDAARRAVGDVNGTAARTGGAASPPTGAPATGRPASPGTGSGGTDRPAEPATDRPAEPATEWPARSTTDRAAPPATGSRAADQVATAAAEHASAPAADRAAPPRRITATTAPVDAPTATGPGGGDTAAEPAGAASPPAAPRRRSLPRPAILAVVGLPVAVLMISLAWPLVGSGQDPGDPGPEIAGYADPDAAPALDDAQLDLLNAAGVFEKADCRPPNRDPLAGEQVAIACTGADEAPTRVVFRQFASVDERDAAFASLASATSDGECRDDRRATHGYEGARGPGQVVCAVDSSKAGLSWTVPGAPIMGSARLDEPAAAGELYDWWADHVERTDG; from the coding sequence ATGGGGAGATCCGCCACCACAGTGTCTGGGCTGCCACAACCGGGCGACACCTGGAACGGCCGGTATGAGATCACCGCTGAGCTCGGTCGCGGTGGGTTCGGCCGCGTCTACCGGGCCTGGGACCCGCTGCTCGAACGCGACGTGGCGATCAAGATGCTGCGTCCGTCGGACGACTTCACGCCCACGGACCACCAGCGGTTCCGGCGCGAGACGAACATCGCCGCCAGCCTCGAGCACCGCAACATCGTCACCGTCTACGACGGCGGCGAGCGCAACGGTCTGCTGTACCTGGTCATGCGCTTCGTCGCCGGCAGGGACCTGCGCTATGAGCTGGCCCACGGTCCGCTGGACGAGCACCGCGCCGTTTCGGTCGTGCGTCAGGTCGGGGCGGCGCTCGACTACGCGCACGCCAAGGGCCTGGTCCACCGCGACGTCAAGCCGGGCAACATCCTATGCCTCGACGACAGCGATGCGGTGTACCTGGCCGACTTCGGGATCAGCCGGCGCGTCGACCAGACGACCGACAACCCGGTCACCCAGGGCCTGGCCCCGGCCACGCTGGCCTACGCCGCGCCGGAGCAGATGCGGACCTCGGCGCGGGTCGACGGACGCACCGACGTGTACGCGCTGGGGTGCGTGCTGTTCGAGTGCCTGACCGGCCGCAAGCCGTTCGAGGGCGAGATCGCCGAGATGATCACCGCGCATCTCCACGAGGCGCCCCCACGGGCGTCGGCGGTCCGCCCCGGGCTCTCCCGCACGTGGGACCGAGTGATCGCCACGGCCATGGCCAAGGACCCGTCGGACCGGTTCCGGCGGTGCGCGACGCTCGCTGCTGCCGCGGAGCTCGTGCTGCCGCCGCCCGAGCCACCGTCGGAGCCGATGACGGCGACAATGCAGATGCGCGCCGGGGTCGCCGCGGCGCGCGACGAGCCCGGCACGCGCTCCGGCCCTGGCGACACGCGCAGGCTCGACCGCGGCACCACCGCGACCGAGCGCGCCCTGCGCTCGGCGGTCGACGCTGCACGACGGGCCGTCGGGGACGTCAACGGCACCGCAGCCCGGACCGGTGGCGCCGCATCGCCTCCGACCGGCGCGCCTGCGACTGGTCGGCCTGCCTCGCCTGGGACCGGCTCGGGTGGGACCGATCGGCCCGCCGAGCCTGCGACCGATCGGCCCGCCGAGCCTGCGACCGAATGGCCCGCGAGGTCGACGACCGATCGGGCCGCTCCGCCTGCGACGGGCTCGCGTGCGGCCGATCAGGTGGCCACGGCAGCGGCCGAGCACGCCAGCGCGCCTGCCGCCGACCGCGCCGCCCCGCCCCGGCGGATCACGGCAACCACGGCGCCGGTCGACGCACCGACCGCCACCGGGCCCGGCGGCGGCGACACTGCGGCGGAACCAGCGGGCGCAGCGTCGCCACCCGCCGCACCGCGCCGGCGATCGCTGCCACGACCGGCGATCCTGGCCGTCGTCGGCCTGCCGGTGGCCGTTCTGATGATCTCGCTGGCGTGGCCGCTGGTCGGCTCGGGTCAGGACCCTGGCGACCCCGGTCCCGAGATCGCGGGCTACGCCGATCCCGATGCCGCCCCCGCGCTCGACGACGCGCAGCTCGACCTGCTGAACGCCGCTGGGGTGTTCGAGAAGGCCGACTGCCGACCTCCGAACCGCGATCCACTCGCCGGCGAGCAGGTCGCGATCGCCTGCACCGGCGCCGACGAGGCGCCGACCCGCGTGGTCTTCCGCCAGTTCGCATCGGTCGACGAGCGCGACGCCGCGTTCGCGTCGTTGGCGAGCGCGACCTCGGACGGTGAGTGCCGCGACGACCGCCGAGCCACGCACGGCTACGAGGGCGCGCGGGGCCCGGGGCAGGTCGTGTGCGCGGTCGACAGCAGCAAGGCGGGGCTGTCGTGGACGGTGCCCGGCGCTCCGATCATGGGCAGCGCGCGGCTCGACGAGCCTGCGGCCGCCGGCGAGCTGTACGACTGGTGGGCCGACCACGTGGAGCGCACCGACGGCTGA
- a CDS encoding AI-2E family transporter: MSAPLGPVQRAAYRVWLAVGVFALIWVAWRVLARPVAVIVPPLLLSTVIVYLLAPIVAGFERRSLPRWAGTLLAYLMALLTLTVIGAVLVPLLTEQLQAFADRLPSLLTALGEDLDRRLAPMGIDVPIGDSIDAAAMQSNIEQALQGGALPALGGVLGGLSGLALGLLQVVLVFTLGPVVGFYVLVDLPRLRRWSRALIPPRHRAEASEVAAKLHFVVGGFIRGQLLVALFVGLAASAGLAIVGLPFWLLVGVTAGVTNVIPLLGPFVAGVLGVSIAMVSEGMGLAALVLAVLLVVQQLDNQLISPLVMGRNVHVHPLAVLLSLVIAGTVYGVIGLLMAVPSVAAGSVLVRHFWETRVPWADTSTADLTASGDPPASWTARVPVRPRGK, encoded by the coding sequence ATGAGCGCGCCCCTGGGCCCGGTGCAACGCGCGGCCTACCGTGTGTGGCTGGCGGTCGGCGTCTTCGCCCTGATCTGGGTGGCCTGGCGGGTGCTGGCACGTCCGGTCGCAGTCATCGTGCCGCCGCTGCTGCTGTCCACGGTGATCGTGTACCTGCTGGCACCGATCGTCGCCGGCTTCGAGCGCCGTAGCCTGCCGCGGTGGGCCGGGACGCTGCTTGCGTACCTGATGGCCCTGCTGACACTGACCGTGATCGGCGCGGTGCTGGTGCCGCTGCTGACCGAGCAACTGCAGGCGTTCGCCGACCGGCTGCCGTCGCTGCTCACCGCCCTCGGTGAGGACCTCGACCGCCGGTTGGCACCGATGGGGATCGACGTGCCGATCGGCGACTCGATCGACGCCGCGGCGATGCAGAGCAACATCGAGCAGGCGCTGCAGGGTGGCGCCCTCCCCGCCCTGGGCGGCGTACTCGGTGGGCTGTCGGGCCTGGCCCTGGGCCTGCTGCAGGTCGTCCTGGTGTTCACCCTGGGCCCGGTCGTCGGCTTCTACGTGCTCGTTGACCTGCCGCGCCTGCGCCGCTGGAGCCGGGCGCTCATCCCACCGCGGCACCGTGCGGAGGCCAGCGAGGTCGCGGCCAAGCTGCACTTCGTCGTCGGCGGGTTCATCCGCGGGCAGCTGCTGGTCGCGCTGTTCGTCGGGCTGGCGGCGTCGGCGGGTCTGGCCATCGTCGGTCTGCCGTTCTGGCTGCTGGTCGGGGTCACCGCCGGCGTGACCAACGTCATCCCGCTGCTCGGCCCGTTCGTCGCCGGCGTGCTCGGCGTGTCGATCGCGATGGTCAGCGAGGGGATGGGCCTGGCCGCGCTCGTGCTGGCGGTCCTGTTGGTCGTCCAGCAGCTCGACAACCAGCTGATCTCGCCACTGGTCATGGGCCGCAACGTCCACGTGCACCCCTTGGCGGTGCTGCTGTCGCTGGTGATCGCCGGGACCGTCTACGGCGTGATCGGTCTGCTGATGGCGGTCCCGTCGGTGGCGGCGGGCAGCGTGCTGGTGCGCCACTTCTGGGAGACGCGGGTGCCATGGGCCGACACCTCCACGGCCGACCTCACCGCCTCCGGCGATCCGCCGGCGTCGTGGACTGCCCGCGTGCCGGTGCGGCCACGCGGCAAGTAG
- the thrC gene encoding threonine synthase, giving the protein MTYLRALRCRGCGSETAITPAHVCDRCFGPYEATYDYDAMAAGISRASIEAGADSLWRYRDLLPLPTDEPVDPVWLGGGLTPLVRAPRLGAALGLDDLWLKNDTVNPTWSFKDRVVTVALTAARAFGFTTVACASTGNLANSVAAHAAAADLDAYVFIPHDLEQTKVLASAVYGPNLVAVKGTYDDVNRLCSEVADEYGWAFVNVNMRPFYAEGSKTIGFEIAEQLGWTLPDQVVAPMASGSMMVKIDKAFRELTRVGLVDEMPWAMFGAQALGCSPIAAAFASGEDDPTPVKPDTIAKSLAIGNPADGGPAIGVARRTGGGMDVATDDEIAEAMRLLARTEGVFAETAGGVTVAVLRKLVDAGALDRAARTVAVISGNGLKTVDAVPATPTFTVPPSLDDFEEAAGLLDV; this is encoded by the coding sequence GTGACCTACCTTCGCGCCCTGCGCTGTCGTGGCTGCGGCAGCGAGACGGCGATCACGCCCGCCCATGTCTGTGACCGGTGCTTCGGCCCGTACGAGGCGACATACGACTACGACGCGATGGCGGCCGGGATCAGCCGCGCGTCGATCGAGGCGGGCGCCGACAGCCTCTGGCGGTACCGGGACCTGCTCCCGCTGCCGACCGATGAGCCGGTCGACCCGGTGTGGCTCGGTGGCGGTCTGACGCCGCTCGTGCGGGCGCCGCGGCTGGGTGCCGCGCTCGGCCTGGACGACCTGTGGCTGAAGAACGACACGGTCAACCCCACGTGGTCGTTCAAGGACCGGGTGGTGACCGTGGCGCTGACCGCCGCGCGCGCGTTCGGCTTCACGACGGTCGCGTGTGCGTCGACGGGCAACCTGGCCAACTCGGTCGCCGCGCACGCGGCCGCCGCCGACCTCGACGCGTACGTGTTCATCCCACACGACCTCGAACAGACCAAGGTGCTGGCCAGCGCGGTCTACGGACCGAACCTCGTCGCGGTCAAGGGCACCTACGACGACGTCAACCGGCTGTGCAGCGAGGTTGCCGACGAGTACGGGTGGGCGTTCGTCAACGTCAACATGCGCCCGTTCTACGCCGAGGGCTCCAAGACGATCGGGTTCGAGATCGCCGAGCAGCTCGGCTGGACGCTGCCCGACCAGGTCGTGGCGCCGATGGCGTCGGGTTCGATGATGGTCAAGATCGACAAGGCGTTCCGCGAGCTGACCCGCGTCGGGCTGGTCGACGAGATGCCGTGGGCGATGTTCGGCGCGCAGGCGCTGGGATGCTCACCGATCGCCGCCGCGTTCGCTTCCGGTGAGGACGATCCCACCCCGGTCAAGCCGGACACGATCGCGAAGTCGCTGGCGATCGGCAACCCCGCCGACGGCGGGCCGGCGATCGGTGTAGCGCGCCGAACCGGGGGCGGCATGGACGTCGCGACCGACGACGAGATCGCCGAGGCGATGCGCCTGCTGGCCCGCACCGAAGGGGTCTTCGCCGAGACCGCCGGCGGCGTCACGGTGGCCGTGCTGCGCAAGCTGGTCGACGCCGGTGCGTTGGACCGCGCCGCGCGGACCGTGGCGGTCATCAGCGGCAACGGGCTCAAGACCGTCGACGCCGTGCCGGCGACGCCGACGTTCACGGTCCCACCGTCGCTGGACGACTTCGAGGAGGCCGCGGGCCTGCTCGACGTCTGA
- a CDS encoding PP2C family protein-serine/threonine phosphatase produces MIALTALMFALVDNTVVILPGAWLLILVGVGALLGGWRIGLVTATVGAIALWGVVMERDSAAGMPFARSVWAILQFVLAGASVSIAIGAMDRSIREMRKTARALELSEQRSAQVTQKLQAAIIPEDPPKIPELDVAARYLPADISEVGGDFYDWYQNSDACWYLEIGDVCGKGPSAASRALLARYTLRAAAMLDGDPIRMLYALNWAILAEGDDRYCTAAVLRLGLNNTVQADLALGGHPLALILRGTDVMPFGREGSLVGLFTNIELHCDRTDLLPGDRVFLYTDGITDRPAAPIEDEELHRMLAGLNHLPVDKFASELERRFLEAPDGRDDIAFVLIGVPI; encoded by the coding sequence GTGATCGCGCTGACCGCGCTGATGTTCGCTCTGGTCGACAACACGGTGGTCATCCTGCCGGGGGCCTGGCTGCTTATCCTCGTCGGCGTGGGCGCGTTGCTCGGAGGCTGGCGGATCGGGCTGGTCACCGCAACCGTCGGCGCGATCGCGCTGTGGGGCGTCGTGATGGAGCGCGACAGCGCTGCGGGGATGCCATTCGCCCGCAGCGTGTGGGCGATCCTGCAGTTCGTGCTGGCCGGTGCCAGCGTGTCGATCGCGATCGGGGCGATGGACCGGTCGATCCGCGAGATGCGCAAGACGGCCCGCGCCCTGGAACTGAGCGAGCAGCGGTCCGCCCAGGTGACCCAGAAGCTGCAGGCCGCGATCATCCCCGAGGACCCTCCGAAGATCCCCGAGCTCGACGTCGCCGCGCGCTACCTGCCGGCCGACATCTCCGAGGTGGGTGGGGACTTCTACGACTGGTACCAGAACTCCGACGCCTGCTGGTACCTGGAGATCGGCGACGTGTGCGGCAAAGGACCGTCGGCGGCGTCGCGCGCACTGCTGGCCCGCTACACGCTGCGCGCCGCGGCCATGCTCGACGGCGACCCGATCCGCATGCTGTACGCGTTGAACTGGGCGATCCTGGCGGAGGGTGACGACCGCTACTGCACGGCGGCGGTGCTGCGGCTCGGCCTGAACAACACCGTCCAGGCCGACCTCGCGCTCGGGGGACACCCGCTCGCCCTGATTCTGCGCGGTACCGACGTGATGCCGTTCGGCCGTGAGGGCTCGCTGGTCGGGCTGTTCACCAACATCGAGCTGCACTGCGACCGGACCGACCTGCTGCCCGGCGACCGTGTGTTCCTCTACACCGACGGCATCACGGACCGCCCTGCGGCCCCGATCGAGGACGAGGAGCTGCACCGCATGCTCGCCGGCCTCAACCACCTGCCGGTCGACAAGTTCGCCAGCGAGCTCGAACGACGCTTCCTCGAGGCACCCGACGGCCGCGACGACATCGCTTTCGTGCTGATCGGCGTGCCGATATAG